A stretch of Planococcus citri chromosome 5, ihPlaCitr1.1, whole genome shotgun sequence DNA encodes these proteins:
- the LOC135847053 gene encoding uncharacterized protein LOC135847053, protein MAVQDPSIGTILEKFESISTNNDVSESMALRSMQILYRCIRLCFPDGKILVLIDNYDSIFEKIYLSPGFNYDSEDARKIKLFIRDFLKKTCQKPASFPGYRMVKQLKVIITGVTHVPGSDFFPDLDDSTEWSMTNSGIYPYYGFTSDEVEQLANLRSVDYYYMKSLLQNTYDGYRDISCPDQPLFNPVSVIEFLNHRGPVSFWSKDEGNTLREILFQLSKNLEMVYLFGLLLIGKPIKISASANQGIPIDKIDNIAAAIRGEFVRVLDDRSIHQIFSFLLSYEYLTLATKQPPNASFFNAKLSRKEIKDVSMKAFLQNHLTARLLHHHQYLINDTILAFGNYIEDSSDKSNEQLKVTISRLFDKTGPLKNFKTAIERYKNEKPKGEFVNVVFNDVEESAARGILAHVLVKLQYNGILNVSMDEEQVVERESNEFNFKICMLGYDEEGRVIIIKHEHVEEDSVEEYDLQQAVKDNAHLIQKIISSPLKYCKIVTLNTFNSNDLKMNFQVINAI, encoded by the coding sequence ATGGCTGTCCAAGATCCCAGCATAGGAACAATTTTAGAGAAGTTTGAATCAATATCCACAAACAACGATGTCAGCGAGTCGATGGCTCTGCGAAGTATGCAAATTCTGTACCGATGTATTCGATTATGTTTTCCCGatggaaaaatactcgtactcatTGACAACTACGattcgattttcgaaaaaatttacctttctCCGGGGTTCAATTATGATTCAGAAGATGCCCGAAAGATTAAATTGTTCATTCGTGATTTCTTGAAGAAAACGTGTCAAAAACCAGCATCATTCCCAGGTTACAGGATGGTTAAACAATTGAAAGTGATAATTACTGGGGTCACTCACGTACCCGGATCTGATTTCTTTCCAGATTTGGATGATTCGACCGAATGGAGTATGACGAATTCAGGAATTTACCCTTATTATGGATTTACATCGGATGAAGTGGAGCAACTAGCGAATTTACGATCAGTAGATTACTATTACATGAAGTCACTACTTCAGAATACTTACGATGGCTACCGAGATATCAGTTGCCCAGATCAGCCCCTTTTCAATCCTGTATCGGTGATCGAATTTTTAAACCATCGGGGTCCAGTTAGCTTTTGGTCAAAGGATGAAGGCAATACTCTCAGAGAAATATTATTccagttgtcaaaaaatttagagATGGTGTATTTATTCGGATTATTACTGATCGGCAAACCAATTAAGATTTCAGCCTCAGCTAATCAAGGAATACCCATCGATAAAATAGACAATATTGCTGCTGCAATACGAGGGGAATTCGTCAGAGTGCTTGACGATAGAAgcattcatcaaatttttagtttcctATTATCATACGAATATCTTACCCTAGCCACTAAACAACCACCGAACGCGAGCTTCTTCAATGCTAAACTTTCTCGTAAAGAAATTAAGGACGTTTCTATGAaagcatttttacaaaatcatcttACCGCACGTCTTCTCCATCATCATCAATACCTGATCAACGATACAATTCTGGCTTTTGGCAATTATATCGAAGACAGCAGTGACAAATCAAACGAACAGCTCAAAGTTACGATCAGTCGTTTGTTCGACAAAACTGGCCcattgaaaaacttcaaaacagCGATTGAAcgttataaaaatgaaaaaccaaaggGTGAATTTGTGAATGTGGTGTTTAATGATGTCGAAGAATCAGCAGCTAGAGGAATCTTAGCTCACGTATTGGTAAAACTACAGTACAATGGTATTTTGAATGTATCCATGGATGAAGAACAGGTTGTGGAGAGGGAGAGCAAcgagttcaatttcaaaatttgcatgCTGGGATATGACGAAGAGGGGCGAGTAATTATCATAAAACATGAGCATGTCGAAGAGGATTCGGTCGAAGAATATGATTTACAGCAAGCAGTCAAAGATAACGCCCATctgatacaaaaaattatttcttctccactcaaatattgtaaaattgtaaCGTTGAACACGTTTAACAGCAATGATctaaagatgaattttcaagtaataaatGCAATTTGA